The Streptomyces sp. NBC_00435 nucleotide sequence CTGACGTACAGCCGGGAGCCCGAAATCATCCGTGAGGCGCTGCTGTTGGGCGCGGGCGGCTACCTGGTCCACGGCGAGTTCACCGCCGATGACCTGATCCGCGCGGTCCGGGACGTCCACGAGGGCCGCCCCCATTTCACGCCATCGGCGGCGAGCGCACTGCTCGCGGAACTCCGGGCCTCTTCGCATCCGCAACGAATTGTGGCACAGTCTTCAGAGCGTCTCCCCAACCACAGTGTGTTCGGGCTCAGTTCGCGCGAGGAGGAGATCATGGATCTCATCGCGTCCGGCATGAACAACCAGCAGATCGCGGCCGCCTGCTTCATCAGTGAGAAGACGGTCAAGAACCACATCAACCGGATCTTCGCGAAGCTTCAGACCGCTACGCGCAGTGAGGCCATAGCGTGCTGGCTGGGAACCGCCCGTCCGGGGGTGGCTGGTCATGGGTAGACAGAGTGCGCAGTGGGTCCGTAATTGGGCCCCGGGGCCCTTTGCAACTGCTGGTGTGTGGCCGTACCGTCCGCGAATCGACTGCGACGCCGGCCCTGGAGAGGACTCCCATGCAGAACCTCAAGCTGCTCAAGGCGATCGTCGAACGGAAGAATCGGATGCGGGGGCGGCAGGGCGGGGACGAGGGGCAGACCGTCTTCGAATATTTGGGGATCATCGTGATCATCGCGCTGATCATCGCGGCGATCATCGGGTCGGGGCTCGCCGCAGCCATCGCGGGCGCGATCACACAGCAATTGGCGAACATCACCAACTGATGCCTGTGGTGGCCTCGCGCGATCGGGGGCAGGTCTTCCCTTTCTACATCGCGATGGTGACCTGCCTGCTCTTCGCCGCGTTGGCCTTCGTCGTCGTCGGGATGGCGGGGGCCACACGCAGCGGTGCGCAGGGTGCCGCCGACGCGGCGGCGCTCGCGGCCGCCCGCGAGGCAAGGGACAACGTGTTCGTGGGCAGGGACCTCCTGACCCTCACACCGGATCTTTGGGAAGAGATCCTCAGGGGCGATCGCTTCGATGGCAGGGGAGCCTGCGCCAAAGCGAGGGACTTCGCCGTGTCGAACGACGCCACTGCTGCGTGCGACTTCGACATCCCGGAGTTCAAGGTCACCGTGACCACCGACGACACAGTCGGCGAGTCGGTCATCCCGGGGAGCGAGACGATGCATGGCCACGCCACGGCGACGGCCTTGATCGAACCGAGTTGTTCCCTGAAGCCCGCGCCCGCTCCTACGCCCAGTCCTACGCCTTCACCCGGAGGCGGCGGCACGGTGCCGGACCCTGTCGGTATTGAGTGCAGGGACGGTGGGGTGATCACGGTGGATCCGTCGAACCCGGGCTCGTTGTCCAAGCTGGCGAGGAAACTCTTCAGTGTGCGACTGGTCGACTGACAGTGAACGAGAGACAAGGAAGCGGAGTACATGAGCATTCGGCAGAAGGTGAAGGTCCGCGGGGGAGCGGCCGTTGCGGTTGCGGCGGTCTTGGCCCTCACGTTGGCCGGATGCGGTGGGGGGGAGGAGAAGCCGAAGGAACCGCAGCAGTCAGCGGCGACCACGCCCAAGGCGCAGGGAAGCGCTCCCCAGAACCCCGCACCCTCCGAGACCAAGAGCGAGGTGATCGCCAAGACACAAGGCCCGGCAGGCATCGTGCTGGAGATCAACTCGGCTGCGCGTGATCAGGACGGGTACGTCACTGTCAGCGGTCAGATAAAGAACACGGGTTCCGTGGCATTCGGGCAGACCGCTCCCTGGCGCGGCGACGAGAAGACTGCCAGCCCCGCATCGGTCGCGGGAGCCACCATCGTCGACAACGCAGGCAAGAAGCGGTACTACGTGCTGCGTGACACCGAAGGTCGGTGCGCGTGCTCGACCGGAATCGTCATCATCAAGGCTGGGGAGACTGTGCCGTTCTTCGCGCAATTCCCGGCCCCGCCTGCCCCCACGACCGAGGTCGTGTTCGGTCTGCCGACCTTCACCGCGGCCACCATCAAAATCTCCGGGTGACCCCATGACCAAACGCCACCGCACCTCCGCTGCCACGGCCGTCGCCGGTCTCGTCATCGCCGGCGCCCATTTCATCGGCGCGACCAGCGCCCACGCCGACGACGTCACGCCGTCCGTACCCCCCGGGACGGAACCCTCGGCCTCGGCTCCCATGCCCGTCAAAGACGGCTCCCCGGGACTCAAGCTCCCCCAGGGTGGCACCCTTGCACCCCCCAAGGTGCTCGACATGGTCGAAGTCGTCGAGGACCTCGGGGGTGAGCAGCGGCGCCAGGAGACGAATCAGACCGTCATGATGGCGCTGCAGTCCGAGGTGATGTTCCCGGAGAACAGTGCCGTCTTCAACGCCCAGGCCGCCGCGCGGATACAAGCCATCGCGCAGGAGATCAACTCGCAGAAGGCCACCCGCGTCCGTGTCTTCGGATTCACGGACGACCAGGGCAGCTACGAACACGGCCTGGAGCTGTCCAAGCAGCGCGCAGCCGCCGTACAGGCGGAGTTGGCGAAGACCGTGACCAACGCCAGCGTGACCTTCGACGTGCGCGGCTACAGCGAGGACTATCCGATCGCCGACAACGGCACCGAGGAAGGCCGCAAGAAGAACCGCCGGGTCGAGATCACCTTCCCGCGCGGCGCCGGCCAGTAGGGCGGAAGGGCCCGTGCCCGTGCCCCGGCCCCGGCACCTGCTGGGGCCGGGGCACGGTGCTGTCACAGCAGGTGGCCGGTCAGGGTACGGAGGCGGAAACGGCTTCGGTGCGCGTCGGGGCTCGGGGGCCTCGACGCGCACCGAAGGTCAGGGGTGGCGCTGCTTCAGCTGAGGGGGATGCGTCAGCAGGTGGGGATGCGGTTCAGGTTCTCGGCGTAGCGGGCGGCGATCCAGCCGTGGCCGTCGGCGAGCTTGTACCAGAGGGAGTTGCCCTCGATCTCCGTGCCGTTGGTCTTGCACATCACCTGGACCTCGGTGCCGTGCTTGATCGTGCCGGCCTTGCCGTACTGCGTGCCGGGGCCGGTGCGGATCTGCAGCTTGTCGCTGACGATGCGGGCCGCCGGCTTCTGGTCCTGGCCATGGTCCTTGCCGTGGTCCTTGCCGTGACCGTGGTCCTTGCCGTGTTCCTTGCCGCACTTGCACTTGCCGGGCTTGCCCTGCTCGCCCTTTTCGCCCTTGGGGCCGACCGGTCCGCGCTCGCCCTTCGGGCCCGCCGGTCCGACCGGTCCGCGCTCGCCCTGCTGGCCCTGGGGGCCCTTGTCGCCCTTCGGGCCGTGGTCGCCCTTGGGTCCGTGGTCGCCCTTCGGGCCGGCCGGGCCGGTGTTGCCCCGGTCGCCCTTGTCGCCCTTGTCGCCCTTGTCTCCCTTGGGTCCGCCGGCCGGTCCGCGGTCGCCCTTCGGGCCCTCGGGTCCGACCGGTCCGCGCGATCCCGTCGCTCCCGACGGTCCGGTGTTGCCCGTGTCACCCTTGTCGCCCTTCGGGCCGCGCTCACCGGTGTCGCCCTTCGGGCCGCCCCCCGGGCCCGTGTCGCCCTTCGGGCCGCGTTCCCCGGTGTCGCCCTTCGGGCCCTGGGGGCCTCCGGACGGTCCCTGGTCGCCCTTCGGGCCGGCCGGGCCGGTGTCGCCCTTCGGTCCCTGCGGGCCCTCGTGGCCCTGCGGACCCGTGGGCCCGTGGTCGCCCTTCTCGCCGCGGTCCCCCTTCTCGCCGCGTTCGCCCTTCTCGCCGCGCTCGCCCTGGTCTCCGCGGTCGCCGTGCTCGCCCTGCTCCCCCTTCTCGCCCTGCTCCCCCTGGTCGCCGTGCTCGCCCTTTTCGCCGCGCTCGCCCTGCTCCCCCTGGTCTCCCTTGTCGCCCTTGGGCCCGGGGCGGCCCGGCTTGCCGTGGTGGCCGGGCTTGCCTTCATGGCCCGGCTGCCCGTCGTGCCCGTCGTGCCCGTCGTGGCCGTCGTCGCCCTTGGGCCCCGTCACCGGGGTGGAAACCGCGTAGAGGCCGGGTGAGGCGTCGCTCCCCGCCGCCCACTCGCCGCCGCCGAGCGTCGTGCCCTCGGGGGCGTCCGCGTCCACCCGTACGAGTACGCCCAGGCGGGTGTCGCTCTCCGCCGGGAAGGCGAAGCCCGCCCGGGTCCCGGCGTCACAGGTCAGCTGGCGGGCGTCGCCCGAGCGCGTGCAGGGTGCTCCGGCGCGGTCACCGTTCCAGTAGAAGCGGGCCTCGGGGAAGGTTGTCCGTTCCGGCGCGACGATCCGGAAGCTGCTGCTGAGCGCCGGATCTCCGCCGGTCTCCGCCACGATCACGACGCGACCGGTCTTGCCCGCGGCGATCGAGGGGACGTACGGCTGGGTGAACCGGATGTGCGGCGAGCCGGCGGCGAAAGCCGGCGCGACCGGCAGCAGGCAGGTCGCGGTGACGGCCGCGACGACCAGGGCGGCCGACGTGCAGCGGGAAGCAGACAAGGGTGTTTCCTCCGCGAGGAAAGGCGACGGAACCGGTACGCGACCGCCGAATGCGGTCCACCGGTGGACAAAAGGCCCAACACCAGTTAAAAGCTGATCATGCGACCCGGGTGTGTACGACGCGTTACCGATCACTCGGCAGCCGCGTGAATCACCTACCGTGTCGCCGCGTCCCCCTCGCGGACCAGGACGTACGCGGCCTCCCGCGCCCGCACCGCCGCGCCCGGGCCCGGCTCCAGGGCCGCCACCACCGTCGCGCCCTCGACCAGCAGCAGCAACTGCTCCGCCAGGCCCTCCCGGCCCGGACCGGCGATCCCGGCAAGCAGCGCCCGTAGCTCCGCCTTGTGACGGCGTACGACGTCCAGCACTCCGGCGGGACCCGCGCCCAGCTCCCCGTACGCGTTCAGGAAGGCGCAGCCGCGGAAGTCCGGCTCGGAGAACCACTGGGCCAGCCAGTCGAAGACGGCCCCGACCGGGTCGGCGCTCCCCGTGACCGCATTGCGCAGGCTCGCCGTCCAGCGCTGGTCGCGGCGCTCCAGGTAGGCGGTGACCAGGGATTCCTTGGCCGGGTAGAGGCGGTAGAGCCGCTTGAGCGGGACGCCCGACTCGGTGCGGATCCGGTCCATGCCGACGGCCTGGATGCCGTCGGCGTAGAAGAGCGCCTCCGCGGCGTCCAGCAGGCGCGTACGGACCTCTTCGTCGTTCATGGCGGAAGCGGGCATGAGGGCAGCGTAGACCAGAACCGCTTGCGGTGAGAACGCTCGTTCTCTACGGTTGGGGGAGTTGAGAACGAGCGTTCTCCATCCCTCCCCTCCCCTCCCCTCCTCCTGCAGTCTCCGCCGTTCAGTCGAGAGGTGTCCTGTCATGACCGCCGCCGGTTCCGTGCGACCGCCACTGCCGCCCTTCACCGAGGAGTCCGCCCGCGCCAAGGTGCAGGCCGCCGAGGACGCCTGGAACAGCCGTGACCCCGAACGCGTCGCCCTCGCCTACACGGAGGACTCCGCCTGGCGCAATCGGGACCGCTTCCTGAGCGGCCGGGAGGAGATCCGCGCCTTCCTCGCCGACAAGTGGGAGCGCGAGCTGGAGTACCGGCTGCGCAAGGAGCTGTGGGCGTACACCGGCAACCGCATCTCGGTGCGCTTCGAGTACGAGTGGCACGACGCGAGCGGCCAGTGGTGGCGCAGCCACGGCAACGAGCAGTGGGAGTTCGACGCCGCGGGCCTCATGCGCCGCCGCGAGGCCAGCATCAACGACATCCCCATCACGGAGGAGGAGCGCCGCCTCCGATAGGGATCGTTACCGAGGGTAATGGGCGCTTCGGGTGGTCGAGTTATGCTGGCGGGGACCCCCGGGGAGGCAATGTGACGGAACGCAAACCGCCTGGCGTCAGCTTCGAGTCCTTCGTGGACCGGCAGATCAGGCAGGCCGCCGAGCGCGGCGAGTTCGAGGAGCTGGCCGGCTTCGGCAAGCCGCTGGCCTCGCTCGACGCCCCGTACGACGAACTGTGGTGGATCAAGGGGAAACTGCACCGCGAGGGCTTCGCGGTCCTCCCGCCGGCGCTCGCGCTGCGCAAGGAGGCGGAGGACGCCCGGGAGGCCGTCGCGGCGGCCCGCACCGAGCGGCAGGTCCGGGACATCCTGACGGAGGTCAACGACAAGATCCGCGCGGCCCTGCGCAGACCACCGCCCGGCCCCCCGCTGAATCTCGCGGAGTTCGACGTCGAAGCCGAGCTGACCCAATGGCGCGCCGGCCGGGCCGGCTGAGCCACCGGGCGCCGGCCGGAAGCGCCGGCGCCGGTCGGACCCGGCCGGGCCCCGCACCGGAGTTCAGCCCCCGCCGGGCCACGCGCCGGAGTTCAGCGCGTGGTCCAGCCGCCGTCGAGGATGAGGTTGGCGCCCGTCATGTTGGAGGACATGTCCGAGGCCAGGAACAGGGCCGCGGCGGCGACCTCGTCCGGCCGGCCGAGGCGGCCGAGCAGGGTGCGTGACTCGAACTCCTCGCGCATGCCCCGCGGGTCCGGACTGGCGAGGAAGACGTCCTCCAGCAGCTGGGTCGAAATCGGGCCCGGGCACAGGGCGTTGGCCCGGATGCCAGCCTTCGCGTGATCGACCGCCGTCGCCTTCGTCAGCTGGATCACCCCGCCCTTGGAGGCGCAGTACGCCGCCACGCCCGCGTCGGCGACCACACCGAGCTCCGAGGCCAGGTTGACGATGACCCCGCCGCCCCGGGCGGCCATGGCCGGGATGCCGTGCTTGGAGCAGAGGAACACCCCGCGCATGTTCACCGACATCAGCCGGTCCCACTCCTCGACGGTGGTGTCGAGGATGGTCTTGGCGAATTCGATCCCGGCGTTGTTGACCAGGATGTCCACCCCGCCGTGTTCCGTCACGGTGCGGGCGATCAGGGCGGCGACCTCGCTCTCCTCGCTCACGTCGGTGCGGACGTAGGACGCTCCGATCTCCGCCGCCTCCTCCGTCGCGTCCAGGACGTCCGCCATGACGACGCTCGCGCCCTCCTTCGCGAAACGCTGCGCGATGGCGAGTCCGAGCCCCTGCTTGGCCCCGGTGACGATGGCGGTTCTTCCGGCGAGCAGCATGTCTTCAGCCTTCTGAGGATTTCGGTCCGGTTCTGATCACGAGTCTCCCTCGGGGCCCGCCTCCACTGCCGGATGCCCGCCCCGCCCGCCCCCGGCCCGTCCGACGGTCAGCTTCTGGTCGCCCCCAGTCCGGTCAGGGCCTGGGTCACGAGGTCCGCCTGGTGGGTGGCGCCGCGGAGGTTCGGATGCAGGACCGTGCACGCCTCGCCCCGCGCCGGGATGGACCGGCAGAGCTCGGAGGGCGGATCGCTCTGGTCGCCCGGTCCGGTCAGGTTGTCCTTGATCCCGTACATCCAGCGCCCCTCACCCGTCGCGCACACCCCGTGGCCGGTGCTGGAGGAGTACGTGTCCACGTACACCGCGCCGCCGCGCCGTGCCTGCTCCCGCAGGAGGGCGTTGACCCGGCGCTCCAGCGTGTCGAGCCAGGGCATGTCGCCCTTGGCGACCGTGCCGAGCTGATGCCAGGAGCCCCAGCCGCAGCCCGCGGACTCGTCCACGACGGCCGGGTACCCGACGACGGCGACCCCTGCGCGTGGCGCGCGCGTGCGGATCTCCTTCAGCAGGACCGCGAAGTCGGCCTCCAGTGCGGTGAACCGGGAATCGAGCCGGGAGGCGGCCTCGCCCCGCGTGTAGTGGTCGGTGCAGGGGGTCCCCGTCCCGAAGGAGGCCAGTCCCCGCTTCGCGCAGGTCTCGACGATCTCGGCGAAGCCCAAGGAATTGCCGCCGGCGCCGACCGTGACGAGGTCGGTGCTCGCGGAAACGGCCCTGACCTGAGCCGGTTTGGCGGCCCAGCCGCCCGAAGGGGCCACGGACGGCGGCCCCTTGAGCTCGGACTGCGGACCCAGCAGCCCGGCCCCGACCTCCGCGGCGGAGCAGGTGACATCGGTGAGGTTCAACTTCAGCCGCCGCGCGGCCTGGTGCGGATAGTCCTGGTCGGAACGGCCGCACCCGTCGGCATTCCACGGGCGCACGAAGGAGCCGGCGCTGTAGGAGTCCCCGAGGGCCACGTAGGAGAGAGGGGCGGCGGACGCCGGCGCCCGCGGCGCGAGAACGGTGGCGAGGACGGCCGCCGCGGCGGCGGTGGTGAGGGCGAGACGCATCATGACGGTGCCTTCGGCTCGGGCGCCGCGGCCCTTCCGCAGCGCACATCACCAAAAGTAGCCGCCATGACTACGGAGAGTAATAACTCCAGGTCCGGTTCGCTCCATCGAGTGAACGGGGCCGCCGCTTCGCGCCTACGCGTGCTGCT carries:
- a CDS encoding OmpA family protein gives rise to the protein MTKRHRTSAATAVAGLVIAGAHFIGATSAHADDVTPSVPPGTEPSASAPMPVKDGSPGLKLPQGGTLAPPKVLDMVEVVEDLGGEQRRQETNQTVMMALQSEVMFPENSAVFNAQAAARIQAIAQEINSQKATRVRVFGFTDDQGSYEHGLELSKQRAAAVQAELAKTVTNASVTFDVRGYSEDYPIADNGTEEGRKKNRRVEITFPRGAGQ
- a CDS encoding SGNH/GDSL hydrolase family protein; amino-acid sequence: MMRLALTTAAAAAVLATVLAPRAPASAAPLSYVALGDSYSAGSFVRPWNADGCGRSDQDYPHQAARRLKLNLTDVTCSAAEVGAGLLGPQSELKGPPSVAPSGGWAAKPAQVRAVSASTDLVTVGAGGNSLGFAEIVETCAKRGLASFGTGTPCTDHYTRGEAASRLDSRFTALEADFAVLLKEIRTRAPRAGVAVVGYPAVVDESAGCGWGSWHQLGTVAKGDMPWLDTLERRVNALLREQARRGGAVYVDTYSSSTGHGVCATGEGRWMYGIKDNLTGPGDQSDPPSELCRSIPARGEACTVLHPNLRGATHQADLVTQALTGLGATRS
- a CDS encoding SDR family NAD(P)-dependent oxidoreductase yields the protein MLLAGRTAIVTGAKQGLGLAIAQRFAKEGASVVMADVLDATEEAAEIGASYVRTDVSEESEVAALIARTVTEHGGVDILVNNAGIEFAKTILDTTVEEWDRLMSVNMRGVFLCSKHGIPAMAARGGGVIVNLASELGVVADAGVAAYCASKGGVIQLTKATAVDHAKAGIRANALCPGPISTQLLEDVFLASPDPRGMREEFESRTLLGRLGRPDEVAAAALFLASDMSSNMTGANLILDGGWTTR
- a CDS encoding TetR/AcrR family transcriptional regulator — protein: MNDEEVRTRLLDAAEALFYADGIQAVGMDRIRTESGVPLKRLYRLYPAKESLVTAYLERRDQRWTASLRNAVTGSADPVGAVFDWLAQWFSEPDFRGCAFLNAYGELGAGPAGVLDVVRRHKAELRALLAGIAGPGREGLAEQLLLLVEGATVVAALEPGPGAAVRAREAAYVLVREGDAATR
- a CDS encoding SH3 domain-containing protein; amino-acid sequence: MSASRCTSAALVVAAVTATCLLPVAPAFAAGSPHIRFTQPYVPSIAAGKTGRVVIVAETGGDPALSSSFRIVAPERTTFPEARFYWNGDRAGAPCTRSGDARQLTCDAGTRAGFAFPAESDTRLGVLVRVDADAPEGTTLGGGEWAAGSDASPGLYAVSTPVTGPKGDDGHDGHDGHDGQPGHEGKPGHHGKPGRPGPKGDKGDQGEQGERGEKGEHGDQGEQGEKGEQGEHGDRGDQGERGEKGERGEKGDRGEKGDHGPTGPQGHEGPQGPKGDTGPAGPKGDQGPSGGPQGPKGDTGERGPKGDTGPGGGPKGDTGERGPKGDKGDTGNTGPSGATGSRGPVGPEGPKGDRGPAGGPKGDKGDKGDKGDRGNTGPAGPKGDHGPKGDHGPKGDKGPQGQQGERGPVGPAGPKGERGPVGPKGEKGEQGKPGKCKCGKEHGKDHGHGKDHGKDHGQDQKPAARIVSDKLQIRTGPGTQYGKAGTIKHGTEVQVMCKTNGTEIEGNSLWYKLADGHGWIAARYAENLNRIPTC
- a CDS encoding J-domain-containing protein; translated protein: MTERKPPGVSFESFVDRQIRQAAERGEFEELAGFGKPLASLDAPYDELWWIKGKLHREGFAVLPPALALRKEAEDAREAVAAARTERQVRDILTEVNDKIRAALRRPPPGPPLNLAEFDVEAELTQWRAGRAG
- a CDS encoding response regulator transcription factor encodes the protein MPLPLPRPLRVLIADDNPVVRAGLAALLAATAGVEAVAEAADGREALRLTRLHAPEVVLLDVRMPGVDGISALPHLVRLAPVLMLTYSREPEIIREALLLGAGGYLVHGEFTADDLIRAVRDVHEGRPHFTPSAASALLAELRASSHPQRIVAQSSERLPNHSVFGLSSREEEIMDLIASGMNNQQIAAACFISEKTVKNHINRIFAKLQTATRSEAIACWLGTARPGVAGHG
- a CDS encoding nuclear transport factor 2 family protein, with translation MTAAGSVRPPLPPFTEESARAKVQAAEDAWNSRDPERVALAYTEDSAWRNRDRFLSGREEIRAFLADKWERELEYRLRKELWAYTGNRISVRFEYEWHDASGQWWRSHGNEQWEFDAAGLMRRREASINDIPITEEERRLR
- a CDS encoding pilus assembly protein TadG-related protein, giving the protein MPVVASRDRGQVFPFYIAMVTCLLFAALAFVVVGMAGATRSGAQGAADAAALAAAREARDNVFVGRDLLTLTPDLWEEILRGDRFDGRGACAKARDFAVSNDATAACDFDIPEFKVTVTTDDTVGESVIPGSETMHGHATATALIEPSCSLKPAPAPTPSPTPSPGGGGTVPDPVGIECRDGGVITVDPSNPGSLSKLARKLFSVRLVD